A portion of the Paenibacillus marchantiae genome contains these proteins:
- a CDS encoding class I SAM-dependent methyltransferase — protein MEWYDMIGQRNGGYKGRSVFTWEGNSAEDVFEARLIQLLPQHKSVLDVGCGHGEFTLKMSAYTDHITGFDNSKELLRIAQAGLVAGDVGNVEFVYATTKTELPFQDEQFDLIYDRRGPTSIIEHRRLLRKGGVIFGIHTDVIKVRERLHTNQYENIEIEEFNEALMVFPDEKEFAIFLSDIPGNPDYTQPEYHEQLQVKLKGIQIEGRLAVREHKYIWKAVRR, from the coding sequence ATGGAATGGTATGACATGATCGGACAACGTAACGGAGGATACAAAGGCAGATCGGTATTTACCTGGGAGGGCAATTCAGCAGAAGATGTATTTGAAGCGCGCTTGATACAGTTGCTACCTCAGCATAAATCTGTGCTTGATGTAGGTTGTGGTCATGGTGAATTCACATTAAAAATGTCGGCATATACCGATCATATTACGGGTTTTGACAACTCGAAGGAGCTACTGCGTATCGCTCAGGCTGGGCTTGTGGCCGGTGACGTTGGCAATGTTGAATTTGTCTACGCTACAACCAAAACAGAGTTGCCCTTCCAAGACGAACAGTTCGACCTGATCTATGACCGCAGAGGACCTACGTCGATAATTGAACATAGGAGATTGTTGCGAAAGGGTGGCGTTATCTTTGGCATTCATACCGATGTAATCAAGGTACGAGAAAGGCTGCATACAAATCAGTATGAAAACATTGAAATTGAGGAATTCAATGAGGCCCTAATGGTCTTCCCTGATGAAAAAGAGTTCGCTATTTTTCTTTCCGATATCCCTGGCAACCCGGATTACACACAGCCTGAGTACCATGAGCAGCTTCAAGTTAAGCTGAAGGGAATTCAGATTGAGGGGAGACTTGCTGTGCGTGAGCACAAATATATCTGGAAGGCCGTAAGGCGTTAA
- a CDS encoding cupin domain-containing protein, with amino-acid sequence MDRETLEQNLGPDNVNTSFEQMANGERKYKMVSEDGSYYCRTIASSQGAWQNSHFHNHIIEFYVVQSGWIAYANFTNDQTLEMRVMGEGNHVIVQPGVHHNLYMSANSVIHTIKYGLNTDSDWSASPELDSVTQRLMERELLQTYG; translated from the coding sequence TTGGATAGAGAAACTTTAGAACAAAATTTAGGACCAGATAATGTGAATACCAGCTTCGAGCAGATGGCTAACGGGGAACGGAAATACAAAATGGTTTCAGAGGATGGCAGTTATTATTGCAGAACGATAGCTTCATCTCAGGGAGCGTGGCAAAATAGCCATTTTCATAACCATATAATCGAGTTCTATGTTGTGCAGTCTGGTTGGATCGCTTATGCAAATTTTACGAATGATCAGACGCTTGAAATGAGAGTTATGGGCGAAGGAAATCACGTCATTGTGCAACCAGGAGTACACCATAATTTATATATGTCAGCTAATAGCGTTATCCATACGATTAAATATGGTTTGAATACAGATAGTGATTGGTCTGCTTCTCCGGAACTGGACAGCGTTACACAGAGGCTAATGGAGAGAGAATTACTTCAGACTTACGGTTAA